From Rhineura floridana isolate rRhiFlo1 chromosome 5, rRhiFlo1.hap2, whole genome shotgun sequence, a single genomic window includes:
- the ECRG4 gene encoding augurin isoform X1, translating to MLLPPTVSCWPGRRALSLAALMLVIFICLSPGVSRGNKLKLMFQRQEAPAPVKADVSVKEDKAKEFLNSLKRQKRQLWDRSQPDVQQWYQQFLYLGFDEAKFEDDVSYWSNLGRSGHEYYGGYYHHHYDEDAPIGPRNPHTFRHGASVNYDDY from the exons ATGTTGCTGCCGCCGACGGTGTCTTGCTGGCCCGGCCGGCGGGCGCTCTCCTTAGCTGCCCTGATGCTGGTCATTTTCATCTGCTTGAGTCCCG GTGTTTCAAGAGGAAATAAACTTAAGCTGATGTTTCAAAGACAGGAAG CTCCTGCTCCAGTAAAGGCAGATGTGTCTGTCAAAGAAGATAAGGCCAAGGAGTTTTTGAACAGCCTGAAACGTCAGAAGCGCCAGCTGTGGGATAGGAGTCAACCTGATGTACAGCAGTGGTACCAACAATTCCTCTACTTGGGCTTTGATGAAGCT AAATTTGAAGATGATGTCTCCTATTGGTCAAACCTAGGCCGTAGTGGCCACGAGTATTACGGTGGTTATTACCATCACCATTATGATGAAGATGCACCTATTGGCCCACGAAATCCACATACCTTCAGGCATGGAGCAAGTGTCAATTATGATGATTATTAA
- the ECRG4 gene encoding augurin isoform X2, whose amino-acid sequence MLLPPTVSCWPGRRALSLAALMLVIFICLSPAPAPVKADVSVKEDKAKEFLNSLKRQKRQLWDRSQPDVQQWYQQFLYLGFDEAKFEDDVSYWSNLGRSGHEYYGGYYHHHYDEDAPIGPRNPHTFRHGASVNYDDY is encoded by the exons ATGTTGCTGCCGCCGACGGTGTCTTGCTGGCCCGGCCGGCGGGCGCTCTCCTTAGCTGCCCTGATGCTGGTCATTTTCATCTGCTTGAGTCCCG CTCCTGCTCCAGTAAAGGCAGATGTGTCTGTCAAAGAAGATAAGGCCAAGGAGTTTTTGAACAGCCTGAAACGTCAGAAGCGCCAGCTGTGGGATAGGAGTCAACCTGATGTACAGCAGTGGTACCAACAATTCCTCTACTTGGGCTTTGATGAAGCT AAATTTGAAGATGATGTCTCCTATTGGTCAAACCTAGGCCGTAGTGGCCACGAGTATTACGGTGGTTATTACCATCACCATTATGATGAAGATGCACCTATTGGCCCACGAAATCCACATACCTTCAGGCATGGAGCAAGTGTCAATTATGATGATTATTAA